From the genome of Candidatus Binatia bacterium:
ACGGAATCATGAAGAAACAAAAAATCATCGGGAGCTCGATTCCCAGAGCGGGAAGCGTGGAAAAGGTCACGGGGAGGGCGGTGTACGCGGTCGATGTGACTTTGCCAGGGATGTTGTGGGGCAAAGTGCTGCGCAGCCCGATCGCCTACGGCCGCATCAAACGGATCGATATCAGCAAGGCAATGGCGATTCCGGGAGTCAAGGCGGTGCTTACCGGCCGAGATGTTGCCGGGATCAAGATCGGCAGGCAGATCTACGATATGCCCGTGCTGGCGGACGGCGTGGTGCGTTTCGCGGGCGAGAAGGTGGCCGCAGTGGCGGCCGATACGGAAGAGACGGCTGACCATGCATTGGGTCAAATCGACGTCGAGTACGAGGAGTTTTCAGCCTTGCTCGACCCCGTCGAGGCCTTGGCTTCTTCGGCGCCTCTGCTTCACCCGGAAGTTTTGAATTATAAGGGGCTGCCGGGCAAGCTCGCGGCGCCCAGCAACGCCTTCGTCCAGTTGTCTTGGACAAAGGGAAACATCGAAGAAGGCTTTCGCCGAGCCGATTTCGTTATTGAGAATACGTTTCAAACCCAAGTGGTGCACCAGGCGTACATCGAGCCGCACTCGTGCGTGGTGAAGTCCAATGAGTCCGGTGGCGGCGAGATCTGGGCTTGCAGCAAGGTGCCGTTTGCGCTGCGGGATCAGTTGGCCACCGCCTTCGGCATCGATGCGGGAAAATTCTTGGTCCACCCCTGCAATATCGGCGGGGATTTTGGCGGCAAAGGCGACTTCATGGACGTTCCCCTTGCGTACGTTCTTTCCCTTAAAAGCGGCGCGCCCGTAAAAATGGTGATGGATTATGAAGCCGAGTTCATAGCGGGAAATCCTCGCCATGCCTCGCTGGTCAAGGTCAAGTCCGGCGTGTCCAAGGATGGACGCATCCTCGCGCACCGGATGGAATTCGTCTTTGATAGCGGCGCCTACGGCGCGTTTAAACCCATCGGCTATCTCTTCGGCGCCCACGAAGCGGCGGGTCCTTATAGAATGGAAAACGTGCTGATCGAGGAGAAGATCGTCTACACGAACAAGGTGCCGTGCGGTCACATGAGGGCTCCCGGAGATCCGCAGGGAGTCTTTGCCAACGAATCACAGATGGACTTGTTAGCGAGAGAAGTGGGGATGGATCCCGCGCGGTTCCGAAAAATGAATCTGATGCAGGACGGTGACGTGTCGCCCGTGGGCAGAAAAATTTTCCACATTAGAGCGAGCGAGACCTTCGGCAGGTTGCTAAAAGAGGCAAAATTTTACAGCCCCAAGAAACGCAATGTCGGGCGCGGGCTGGCGATCATCCAATGGCTAGCGCTTGGAGGCGAGTGTTCCGTTTTTATCCGCATCGATGACAAGGGAGGAGTGATCCTTTCCACCGCGATGCTGGATCAGGGGGCCGGCGCCGGCACGGTGCTCCGGCAGATTGTCGCCGAGGAACTCGAGGTCCCTTGGCAAAACATAGCGCTTGAGACTCTGGACACCGCAGGAGCGCCTGTCGATACGGGGGTTGGAGCGAGCCGATCGACAAGGACGTACGGCAATGCCTGTTACGAGGCGGTCATCAACGCAAAACAAGAGCTGCTCAGGGCGGCCGCGGATTGTCTGGGCGCGGACCACGGCGGCTTGAAAGTATCGCGGGGAAATATTTCCACGAACAAAAAGCGAAAAGTGTCTTACGCTGAAATCGTAACGGCCAAAGGCGCGCCGATCGTGGTCGAAGGGCGGTATAAAAATCAGGAGATTCCGCCCCAAGCGTCGATTTGCGCCCAGATGGCCGAAGTAGAGGTAGATCCCGAGAGTGGTGCAATAAAGCTAAACAGGTTTTTCTCGGCGCACAGCACCGGTAAAGTTCTCAATCCCCTTCTGCACGACGGCCAGATCGACGGAGGCGTGGTCATGGGGATGGGTTACGCTTTGACCGAAGAGATGCTCTTTGCCGACGGGAAAGTGACTACGGCCCATTTTGGCGATTACAAGATACCAACCGTCCGCGATATCCCGAGGCTCACCAAGATCGTGTTGGAAACCCCGGTGGGAAGCGGGCCGTACAACAGCATGAGCATCGGCGAGACGCCGATTATCACGGTCGCACCGGCGATCGCCAACGCCGTCCATGACGCCGTGGGCGTAAGAATTAAATCCCTCCCGCTGACGGCGGAAAAAGTCCTGGCGGGTCTAAATAATAAAGGAAAGCGTCGTTGAGCTAGAACGAGCGATAGCTCGTCGGCTGCGCCATGGGATTCGCCGCTTGGTCGTAGTGGGACGGCATGCCGTGCCACTACGTCTTTGCCATCAAGCCGCGACGCACTTCATGTCGGAGACCGAACCGACCTTGACGTCCAATCTCTCCCACCTGTCGCCGCCGTCCGCACTGGCGTAAATCTCGCCGCCTCTCATTGCGGCAAAGACGCGATTGGGGTCGCTGGGATCGAGGGCGATCGCCTCGGGGAAGTCTTTCCCGGCGGCGGAGATATTGCCCTCTAATTTCTGCCAGCTCTTGCCGCCGTCTTTGGTCCTGATCAGCATCGACTCTGCGCCGGTCTGCCGCTTTCGCCACTGGCCGGGCTGGCCGTTGGCGAGCGCGGAGTAAAGCACCGCGGGGTTTTTCGGGTGCATGACGAGAGGAACGGAATATTCAAAGGGAAAATCCATCGCAGTCGGCGCCCAGCTCTCGCCGCCGTCCCGGCTCGTGTAGAGCGCCCGGCCCGGCGCATTGCCCAGTCTAAAGTCGTGCCCGCCGGTCGCGATAAAAAGAGCGTTCGTATTCTCAGGATCAATCACGATCGTGTGCACGTCCGCGTCCACGTTCTTGTTCAAAAGCTTCCAGCTTTTGCCGCCGTCGGTGCTCTTGAGCATGTAGCCCACCTGCAACGCGGCGTAGATGGTCTTGGAGTTCTTCGGGTCGATGGTGATGTCCCTGACGTGAGGCTCTACCGTCGAGACCGGATAATCGACCGTGGCTACGTAAGGAACGCTCCAGACGGATTCCAACCGCTCCCAGCTCTTGGCGCCGTCGCGGCTGACGAAAATATCGATCGGCTCGGTGCCGGCATAGACCGTATTCGAATCGTTAGGGTCGATGGTGACGCAGCGAACCTTACCCGGCCCGCGCTTGCCGTAGCAGGGCTTTTTCCAGCTCTTGCCGGAATCTTCGCTGACCCAGACTCCGTCGCCGCGCGTCCCGGCATAGACGACGTTCGGCTGCGACGGGGACACCGCCACCTCCTGAACGTCCCAATCTTCCAGCGACTGTTGCTCGATCTTCCAGTTGCCGTTGCCTTTGACGGCAAAGACGCCTTGCGCGGTGGACAAATAAAGTGTGGCTGCCATAAAGTTCCTCCTCGGTGGGGTTTTGTGGTTCACTCAAATCACTAGCACACCCTCATCGATTCTGACAAGAGCGGCCGTCCTTCCAGCCGAGTTTGTAATCGTGCGCTAAAAATACTGGATTCCCGCCTGCGCGGGAATGACTCGGGGGTTGACATGCGGGCCGTTCAAGGGCAAACAGATCGACATGGCGCGAATACGAGCCTCTTCGTTGGTGATCGTACTCCTGTATTCCTATACGGTCGCTGGAGCGCAGGAAAAGAAGCTCCAGCCGCTGAACGTTTCCTACTCGTCGATTTCCGGCACCCGCATTCCTCTCTGGACCGCCAAGGAACTGCGGCTGTTTGAAAAGTACGGACTGGATGCCGCGCCGATCCACATCGCGTCCGGATCGGCTACCTACAGCGCGCTCATCGCCGGGGACGTCCGGATCGTCTCCGACACGGCTTCGGCGGCGGTGGCCGCGGCGGCGCGCGTGCCGATCGCCATATTCGGCGGCACCGGCCCCATCGCCTACAAGCTCATCGCCCATCCTTCGATCGCTTCCATCGACGGTCTCAAGGGAAAAATCGTCGGCAGCAGTTTTGTTGGCGCGGGCTCCGACTTTTTGCTGCGCCGCCTGCTTCTCAAGCTCGGGCTGACGCCGGGGAAAGACGTTCAGATCATCCCCACCGGCATCGGCAGGTCGGATTTGCGCATCCAACTCATCTTTCAGGGGAAGATCGACGCGACTCTCGGAAGCGCGGACAACATCACGCGGCTGGAAATCCGAGGACAGAAGGTCACGATTCTCGGCGATCTGGCGGACTGGGGCGTGGTCACGACCGGTGGCGATTTCGCCTCGACCAGACAATTTCTAAAGGAAAACCGTTCCCAGGCGAAAGCGTTTCTCATGGCCATCAGCGAAGCGACGGCGCTGGCGAGAAAGAACAAGGAGGTTACTTTCAAGGTGCTGCGCGCAGCCATGCGCATCGAAGATCCCCTGATCCTGGAGTCGATGCACAAAAACTACGTCCTGGGAACCATCCCGGCAAAACCCTATCCGATCGAGGCCGCGATCCAGACCGCGATCGATGAAGTGAGCCTCAGCAATCCGCAGCTAAAAGGCCGACGGCCTGAAGAGTTCCTGGATATGTCTATCCTGAAGGAGATCGAAGCCGAAGGTTTTTTCGAGCGCCTCTATCGCTGACGGCAATCGATCGTAGGAGAAAAAAATGAAGAAATGCATTTTTCATCTCGCTTTGCTGGCGGGTTTGCTCTCGTTTCCGGTGCCGGCAAAGGCGGCGCAGGACTCCACGCCGAAATATGGCGGGAAACTCACTGTGGGCTTGGAAAAAGACGCGTCGACTTTGAATCCCTTCGTCCGCATGCAGTCCACGGATCTCGATATCCGCACGCACGTTTACGAGGCGCTTCTCGACACCGACCTAAAGGGAAATATCGTCGCGGCGCTCGCCGAATCGTGGCAGGTATCGAAAGACGGCTTGAATTATATCTTCAAGCTGCGCCAGGGCGTCAAATTCCATAACGGCCAGACGATGACGGCGGAAGACGTCAAATGGGCCGCCGATTACGCGATGAATCCGAAAGTGGGCGCAACGGGCGGAACTCAACTCGACGTGGTGCAGAGCGTGGACGTGGTGGATCCGAAAACGATTCGCTTCACGCTCAAAGCGCCGCTCGCTTCGTTTCTCTCGCGCATGGCGACACTGCGTCCCTTTCCCGTCGTTCCAAAAGGTTCGGTTGCGGAGGCAGCGGAAACTCTGACGATATTTCCGCCCGGCACCGGACCGTTCGCCTTTAAAGAGTGGAAGACGGGCCGCGAGCTGGTCTTGGTCCGCTTCAAGGAGTACTGGCAAAAGGGGATTCCTTATCTCGATGAAGTCGTCTTCAAGCCCGTCGAAGATCCGGCCGTGCGCTTCGCATCCTTGCGCGCCGGCGACGTGGATTTCATCGAGCGGACGCCCTACCCATTTGTAAAAAAAGTGGAGACAGGGGAGGTTCGTAACGTGAAGTTCACCGCGGCGCGGGCTTCGGGATTCGACCGCATGGTTTTCAACGTCGTCGAGCCGCCCTTCGATAACCTCAAGCTCAGGCTTGCGTTTCTCCATGCCATCGACAAGAAGGAGTATCTTCGCGGCGCCTACTGGGGCTACGGCGAACCGGTCGATCAGCGCGCGTATTCCGGCAGCCGGTGGTTTGTAAAACTCCCGCGCCAGGAGCGGGACATTGCGAAAGTGAAAGCGCTCTTAAAAGAGGCCGGCGTGTCGGAAAATACCGAGTTCGAGGTTCTCGGACGGAAAGGCGTTGAAGAAACTTACCAGGTTTTGCAGAACCAGCTCGCGACGGCGGGGATCAAAGTGAAATTTGCCGTCCTCGAAGGCGGAGCCTACAGCCAGCGAACGAGGCGAGGGGAATTTCAAATCGTCATACTCGGCGGCTCGGTCGCGGACGATCCCCACGAGGTTTATGCGCCCGAATACGCGTGCGACGAAGAGGCGGTGAAGGCGAAAAAGAGACGGCTCAACTATCCCGGCTACTGTAATAAAGAAGTGGACAGACTCCTGGAAGAGGCCGGAAAAATCTCGGACTACAAGAGGCGCTTTGAGCTTTACTCGAAGGCGGTTCGCATCATTCACGAGGAAGTCCCGGTGGTTCCCCTGGCGTTCATCCCGCGGTTCTTCACTTATGGGGAGAAGGTCAAGGGTTTCACGACGGACGCCGTCGGGCGATTCTCGACCACGACGTTCGGCATCTCTCATCTATGGGTCGATAAGTAACCCGGCTGACGGAAGGGGATTTTCGCAATGGGCAAGCGTGTCTGTATGTCGGAGCTGGAGAGCAATAACAGCAATGAACGAACAAAAATCGTTCGGAAGGTGCCTCAATGAGCGAGCGTGATTATGCCGATTTGGTCCACACGGGCAGGGAGACCCTGGCCGGGCGCTACCTCAGGAGATTCTGGCAGCCTGTCTATCGGGCCGAAGATCTCAAGTCCGGACGGGCGATGCCGATACGCATCATGAGCGAGGATTTCACGCTTTACCGGGGCGAGAGCGGCGCCGCCCATATCGTAGCGTCTCGCTGCGCCCATCGAGGAACGCAACTATCCGCAGGGTGGGTGGAGGACGACTGTATCCGCTGTTTTTATCACGGCTGGAAGTACGATGGATCGGGCCAATGCGTGGAGCAGCCGGGCGAAGAAGAGTCTTTCGCCGCCAAGGTGCGCATTCAGAGTTGCCCGACGCGGGAATATCTGGGGCTGATCTTCGCTTATTTCGGCGCGGGTGAGCCGCCGCCGCTCCCGCGCTATCCGGAGTTCGAGCGGCCGGGAACGATCGATGCCTACCCGCCTGAATATTGGCCGTGCAACTATTTTAACCGCATCGACAATGCCTGCGACGCGGCTCATCTGACCTTCGCCCATCGGGAATCACGGCGTGCGATACAAAGCGTGCGAGAGCTGCCGCAAATATCCGCCGAGGAAACCGACTACGGCGTCGTAACCAGCATGACCCCGCCGGGAAAACCGACTATGACTTTGCATTTCCACATGCCCAACATCAACTGCTTTTTTCAGGCCGAGCTGAAGCTCCGCGATCCGCTGAACCCGTCGGCCAAAGGGCAAGTGGGCCGCCTGCTGTTTCGCGTTCCCGTCGACGATGAGCGCTGCGTGAGTTTTCCGCTCGACCACGTGCCGCTGACGGGTAAAGCCGGTGAAGAGTATCTCGAACGGCGTCGCGGCGTGGAACGGGCGCAACTCGCGACCGGGAGAGATCCGGTCGAGCTGGGCGAAAACGTCCTGAACGGAAAGCTGCGGATCGAGGACGTCACGAAGAAGGATCCCGCCAACCTCAAAACGCTTACCAGCGTCGAAGATTACGTGGCGCAGGTGGGCCAGGGAACCATGGTCAACCATGCCGGCGAGCGACTGGGCAGGATGGATGCCGGTATTCTGCTCGTCAGGAAACTCTGGCAACGAGAGCTGCAAGCTATGGCGGAGGGGAAGCCGATGAAGACGTGGCAACGGACGGCGGAGTTGAACACTCCGCCGGAAATATAAAGGGCGGGGCGATGGTATCACGAGTCGGCTACATTGGTTTGGGCAACATGGGAAAACCG
Proteins encoded in this window:
- a CDS encoding xanthine dehydrogenase family protein molybdopterin-binding subunit, whose translation is GIMKKQKIIGSSIPRAGSVEKVTGRAVYAVDVTLPGMLWGKVLRSPIAYGRIKRIDISKAMAIPGVKAVLTGRDVAGIKIGRQIYDMPVLADGVVRFAGEKVAAVAADTEETADHALGQIDVEYEEFSALLDPVEALASSAPLLHPEVLNYKGLPGKLAAPSNAFVQLSWTKGNIEEGFRRADFVIENTFQTQVVHQAYIEPHSCVVKSNESGGGEIWACSKVPFALRDQLATAFGIDAGKFLVHPCNIGGDFGGKGDFMDVPLAYVLSLKSGAPVKMVMDYEAEFIAGNPRHASLVKVKSGVSKDGRILAHRMEFVFDSGAYGAFKPIGYLFGAHEAAGPYRMENVLIEEKIVYTNKVPCGHMRAPGDPQGVFANESQMDLLAREVGMDPARFRKMNLMQDGDVSPVGRKIFHIRASETFGRLLKEAKFYSPKKRNVGRGLAIIQWLALGGECSVFIRIDDKGGVILSTAMLDQGAGAGTVLRQIVAEELEVPWQNIALETLDTAGAPVDTGVGASRSTRTYGNACYEAVINAKQELLRAAADCLGADHGGLKVSRGNISTNKKRKVSYAEIVTAKGAPIVVEGRYKNQEIPPQASICAQMAEVEVDPESGAIKLNRFFSAHSTGKVLNPLLHDGQIDGGVVMGMGYALTEEMLFADGKVTTAHFGDYKIPTVRDIPRLTKIVLETPVGSGPYNSMSIGETPIITVAPAIANAVHDAVGVRIKSLPLTAEKVLAGLNNKGKRR
- a CDS encoding ABC transporter substrate-binding protein; the encoded protein is MARIRASSLVIVLLYSYTVAGAQEKKLQPLNVSYSSISGTRIPLWTAKELRLFEKYGLDAAPIHIASGSATYSALIAGDVRIVSDTASAAVAAAARVPIAIFGGTGPIAYKLIAHPSIASIDGLKGKIVGSSFVGAGSDFLLRRLLLKLGLTPGKDVQIIPTGIGRSDLRIQLIFQGKIDATLGSADNITRLEIRGQKVTILGDLADWGVVTTGGDFASTRQFLKENRSQAKAFLMAISEATALARKNKEVTFKVLRAAMRIEDPLILESMHKNYVLGTIPAKPYPIEAAIQTAIDEVSLSNPQLKGRRPEEFLDMSILKEIEAEGFFERLYR
- a CDS encoding ABC transporter substrate-binding protein, whose amino-acid sequence is MKKCIFHLALLAGLLSFPVPAKAAQDSTPKYGGKLTVGLEKDASTLNPFVRMQSTDLDIRTHVYEALLDTDLKGNIVAALAESWQVSKDGLNYIFKLRQGVKFHNGQTMTAEDVKWAADYAMNPKVGATGGTQLDVVQSVDVVDPKTIRFTLKAPLASFLSRMATLRPFPVVPKGSVAEAAETLTIFPPGTGPFAFKEWKTGRELVLVRFKEYWQKGIPYLDEVVFKPVEDPAVRFASLRAGDVDFIERTPYPFVKKVETGEVRNVKFTAARASGFDRMVFNVVEPPFDNLKLRLAFLHAIDKKEYLRGAYWGYGEPVDQRAYSGSRWFVKLPRQERDIAKVKALLKEAGVSENTEFEVLGRKGVEETYQVLQNQLATAGIKVKFAVLEGGAYSQRTRRGEFQIVILGGSVADDPHEVYAPEYACDEEAVKAKKRRLNYPGYCNKEVDRLLEEAGKISDYKRRFELYSKAVRIIHEEVPVVPLAFIPRFFTYGEKVKGFTTDAVGRFSTTTFGISHLWVDK
- a CDS encoding Rieske 2Fe-2S domain-containing protein; the encoded protein is MSERDYADLVHTGRETLAGRYLRRFWQPVYRAEDLKSGRAMPIRIMSEDFTLYRGESGAAHIVASRCAHRGTQLSAGWVEDDCIRCFYHGWKYDGSGQCVEQPGEEESFAAKVRIQSCPTREYLGLIFAYFGAGEPPPLPRYPEFERPGTIDAYPPEYWPCNYFNRIDNACDAAHLTFAHRESRRAIQSVRELPQISAEETDYGVVTSMTPPGKPTMTLHFHMPNINCFFQAELKLRDPLNPSAKGQVGRLLFRVPVDDERCVSFPLDHVPLTGKAGEEYLERRRGVERAQLATGRDPVELGENVLNGKLRIEDVTKKDPANLKTLTSVEDYVAQVGQGTMVNHAGERLGRMDAGILLVRKLWQRELQAMAEGKPMKTWQRTAELNTPPEI